In Bos indicus isolate NIAB-ARS_2022 breed Sahiwal x Tharparkar chromosome 19, NIAB-ARS_B.indTharparkar_mat_pri_1.0, whole genome shotgun sequence, the following proteins share a genomic window:
- the ARHGEF15 gene encoding rho guanine nucleotide exchange factor 15: MSAQSLPEATPPTQKPPRIIRPRPPSRARATQSPGPHHNGSSPQESPLTANEAPSPMCTPMFWEPPAPSLKPPALLPPSASKASLDSQTFPDSFPDSSDTPSPVSRRSISPETTPRSPVPPPKPSGSPRMALPLLPTTQVPDQDGSASAPGTVRRLAGKFEWGTEGRVQAADTLEPSPPGGVDVNGERETPQGNLTGSGSQENGTPGAGLACPPCCPCVCHVGRPGLELRWVPVGGYEDGPRVPCRASPLRASRSRPSPSSLSHPPVVLTSYRSTAERKLLPPLKPPKPTRIRQDITISGEPPQPDLDPPSEDGIQRGDSPDGAPQNDSPATTEGREEEELEELKEQNWELPLQDEPLYQTYRAAVLSEELWGVGEDGGPASANAGEAPTFARPPGPRNTLWQELPAVRASGLLDTLSAQERRMQESLFEVVTSEASYLRSLRLLTDTFVLSQALRDTLTPRDHHTLFSNVQRVQGVSERFLGKLLSRVRASPHIRDLCDVVHAHAVGPFSVYVDYVRNQQYQEETYSRLMDTNVRFSAELRRLQSLPKCQRLPLPSFLLLPFQRITRLRMLLQNILRQTEEGSSRQENAQKALGAVSKIIERCSAEVGRMKQTEELIRLTQRLRFHKVKALPLVSWSRRLELQGELTELGCRRGGVLFASRPRFTPLCLLLFSDLLLITQPKSGQRLQVLDYAHRSLVQAQQVPDPSGPPTFRLSLLSNHQGRPTHRLLQASSLSDMQRWLGAFPTPGPLPCSADTVYEDCDCSQELCSEPSTPTKTEGRNVESRAPPKHLHKNPEGWLKGLPGAFPAQLVCEVTGEHERRKHLRQHQRLLEAVGPSSGPPDAPPP, encoded by the exons ATGTCAGCCCAGTCTCTTCCGGAAGCAACACCCCCCACCCAGAAGCCCCCTCGGATCATCCGCCCCCGCCCCCCTTCTCGCGCCAGGGCTACCCAGTCCCCAGGGCCCCACCACAACGGCTCCTCTCCACAAGAATCTCCCCTCACCGCCAATGAGGCACCAAGCCCCATGTGCACCCCCATGTTCTGGGAGCCCCCAGCCCCATCTCTCAAGCCCCCCGCCCTTCTGCCCCCATCAGCTTCTAAAGCCAGCCTCGACTCCCAGACTTTTCCAGACTCTTTTCCAGACTCTTCCGACACCCCCAGCCCAGTGTCCCGGCGCTCCATCTCCCCAGAGACTACTCCCCGGTCTCCAGTACCCCCACCCAAACCCTCTGGGTCACCCCGCATGGCTCTGCCCCTGCTCCCCACGACCCAGGTCCCCGACCAGGATGGCTCTGCCTCGGCCCCAGGCACTGTGCGCAGACTGGCTGGCAAGTTCGAATGGGGGACTGAAGGCAGAGTCCAGGCTGCGGACACCCTGGAGCCAAGTCCCCCAGGGGGAGTGGATGTgaatggggagagagagactCCCCAGGGCAACCTCACTGGGAGCGGGTCCCAGGAGAACGGCACTCCAG GTGCTGGGCTGGCCTGCCCTCCCTGCTGCCCCTGTGTCTGCCACGTGGGCCGGCCTGGCCTGGAGCTCCGATGGGTGCCAGTGGGGGGCTATGAGGATGGCCCCAGGGTCCCTTGCCGGGCCTCCCCACTGCGGGCCTCCCGCTCCCGCCCCAGCCCTTCAAGCCTCAGCCACCCCCCAGTCGTCCTCACATCCTACCGCTCCACTGCTGAGCGCAAACTCCTGCCACCCCTCAAACCCCCTAAACCAACTCGGATCAGACAGGACATCACCATCTCTGGGGAGCCCCCACAGCCTGATCTCGATCCGCCCTCTGAAGATGGAATCCAAAGAG GGGACAGTCCTGATGGTGCTCCTCAGAATGATTCTCCAGCCACCACGGAGGGCAG GGAggaagaggagctggaggagctgaAGGAGCAGAACTGGGAGCTGCCCCTGCAGGATG AACCGCTTTACCAGACCTACCGCGCAGCCGTGCTGTCAGAGGAGCTGTGGGGGGTCGGTGAGGATGGGGGTCCGGCTTCAGCAAACGCTGGGGAAGCTCCCACCTTCGCCCGTCCCCCGGGCCCTCGAAACACGCTGTGGCAGGAGCTTCCGGCTGTGCGAGCCAGCGGCCTCCTGGACACCCTGAGTGCCCAGGAGCGGCGGATGCAGGAG AGCCTGTTCGAGGTGGTGACATCGGAGGCTTCGTACCTGCGCTCCCTGCGGCTGCTGACCGACACCTTCGTGCTGAGCCAGGCGCTCCGGGACACACTCACCCCCCGGGATCACCACACCCTCTTCTCCAACGTGCAGCGAGTCCAGGGAGTCAGTGAGCG TTTTCTGGGGAAGTTACTGTCCCGGGTGCGCGCTTCCCCCCACATCCGTGACCTGTGCGACGTGGTGCACGCGCATGCCGTGGGACCTTTCTCCGTGTACGTGGACTATGTGCGGAACCAGCAGTATCAGGAGGAGACCTACAGCCGCCTGAT GGACACGAACGTTCGCTTCTCCGCGGAGCTGCGGCGGCTGCAGAGCCTTCCCAAGTGCCAGCGCCTCCCGCTgccctccttcctgctcctgccCTTTCAGCGCATCACGCGGCTCCGCATGCTGCTGCAG AATATCCTGCGTCAGACAGAGGAGGGGTCCAGCCGCCAGGAGAATGCCCAGAAGGCCCTAGGTGCTGTCAGTAAG ATCATTGAGCGGTGCAGTGCCGAGGTCGGACGCATGAaacagacagaggagctgatCCGGCTCACGCAGAGGCTGCGCTTCCACAAAGTCAAG GCCCTGCCCCTGGTCTCCTGGTCCAGGCGCCTGGAGTTGCAGGGGGAACTGACAGAGTTGGGGTGCAGGAGGGGAGGCGTGCTCTTTGCCTCGCGCCCCCGCTTCACCCCCCTCTGCCTGCTGCTCTTCAGTGACCTGCTGCTCATCACTCAGCCCAAGAG TGGACAGCGGCTACAGGTTCTGGATTATGCCCATCGCTCCCTGGTCCAGGCCCAGCAGGTCCCAGACCCATCTGGCCCCCCTACGTTCCGCCTCTCTCTTCTCAGCAACCACCAGGGCCGCCCCACACACCGGCTACTCCAAGCTTCATCCCT ATCAGACATGCAGCGCTGGCTGGGCGCCTTCCCTACCCCAGGCCCCCTTCCCTGCTCTGCAGACACCGTCTATGAGGACTGTG ACTGTTCCCAGGAACTCTGTTCGGAGCCTTCCACACCCACCAAGACAGAGGGACGAAATGTGGAGTCCAGGGCTCCCCCCAAGCACCTTCACAAGAACCCTGAAG GCTGGCTGAAAGGGCTTCCTGGAGCCTTCCCTGCCCAGTTGGTGTGTGAAGTCACAGGGGAACATGAAAGGAGGAAGCACCTTCGTCagcaccagagactcctggaggCTGTTGGGCCGTCTTCAGGCCCCCCCGATGCCCCCCCACCCTAA